A region from the Desulfomarina profundi genome encodes:
- a CDS encoding type II secretion system protein N: MTQRFSSILPLLLITLICVGIVEGGYSGLEYFLLRNFKENRKISEKPPVTQPEKTVAEKSEQSLDYHIIFKRNLFGEPAGKNNIMEKNSVIPEELEATRLNIVLKGTIHGAKKKETRAIILDGSTARQNLYRQGDFVQGAMIRKILRGKVVLSHNGRDEILEMGETAGSPEPAAPVAVEPAKRAAPLRRPVLVGRMVGSKKVQPRPPSQPQKAGAEEQPIE; the protein is encoded by the coding sequence ATGACACAACGGTTTTCCAGTATATTACCGCTTCTGCTCATAACACTTATTTGTGTCGGTATTGTGGAGGGTGGTTACAGCGGGTTGGAATATTTCCTGTTGAGGAATTTTAAGGAAAACCGGAAGATTTCTGAAAAACCTCCCGTTACGCAACCGGAAAAAACTGTGGCTGAAAAATCAGAGCAATCACTCGATTACCATATTATTTTTAAACGAAATCTTTTTGGTGAACCTGCAGGCAAGAACAATATAATGGAGAAAAACAGTGTTATCCCGGAAGAACTGGAAGCAACTCGCCTCAATATTGTTTTAAAAGGAACAATTCACGGAGCAAAAAAGAAGGAAACCAGAGCCATTATTCTGGACGGGAGCACAGCCCGGCAGAACCTTTACCGGCAGGGGGATTTTGTGCAGGGTGCCATGATCAGAAAGATTTTGCGCGGAAAGGTGGTGCTTTCCCATAATGGTAGGGATGAAATTCTGGAAATGGGCGAAACGGCAGGTTCTCCGGAGCCTGCTGCTCCTGTTGCCGTGGAGCCGGCAAAACGTGCCGCGCCCCTGCGGCGGCCGGTTCTTGTCGGCAGGATGGTTGGTTCAAAAAAGGTTCAACCTCGCCCACCTTCCCAGCCGCAAAAAGCAGGAGCTGAAGAACAACCCATTGAATAA